The following coding sequences are from one Treponema parvum window:
- the asd gene encoding aspartate-semialdehyde dehydrogenase codes for MSKICVGVLGATGMVGQRYIHLLENHPWFEVTYVAASPRSAGKPYKEAVANRWLIGSDIPQGVADLTVYDAGDVSSAKGKCSFVFSALEMDKEAIKALESSYAAFGIPVVSNASANRWTQDVPMLIPEINSSHIDIIASQQKKRGWDKGFIVVKPNCSLQTYMMPLYSLIKAGYPVKRMIITTLQAVSGAGYPGVSSFDMIDNIIPYIGGEEEKTEKECLKILGNVSGEKIVDASFPLVSSTCTRVPVIDGHTACVNLEFDLAENKKPSLEEIEKIFTSFKSVPQELKLPSAPDHPIVVRREENRPQPRRDRDVEKGMASVVGRLRKCNIFDVKFVALSHNTKRGAALGGILNAELLKAKGFFDKLV; via the coding sequence ATGTCAAAAATTTGTGTCGGTGTTTTAGGTGCGACCGGGATGGTGGGACAGCGCTATATTCATCTTTTGGAAAACCATCCTTGGTTTGAAGTTACTTACGTGGCTGCAAGTCCGCGCTCGGCGGGAAAACCGTACAAAGAGGCCGTTGCAAATCGCTGGCTAATCGGCTCGGACATTCCGCAGGGCGTTGCGGATCTTACAGTCTATGATGCCGGAGACGTAAGCTCCGCCAAAGGAAAATGTTCTTTTGTGTTCAGCGCGCTTGAAATGGACAAGGAAGCGATAAAGGCGTTGGAAAGTTCCTACGCGGCTTTCGGGATTCCCGTGGTTTCAAATGCGAGCGCCAATCGTTGGACACAAGACGTTCCCATGCTTATTCCCGAAATAAACTCTTCTCATATCGATATAATCGCAAGCCAGCAAAAAAAGCGCGGCTGGGACAAGGGCTTTATAGTTGTAAAACCTAATTGTTCGCTTCAGACATATATGATGCCGCTTTATTCGCTCATAAAAGCCGGTTATCCGGTAAAACGCATGATTATAACGACTTTACAGGCCGTTTCGGGCGCAGGATATCCGGGAGTTTCGTCGTTTGATATGATCGATAATATCATTCCCTATATAGGCGGCGAAGAAGAAAAGACTGAAAAGGAATGTCTTAAAATTCTCGGAAACGTGTCCGGCGAAAAGATAGTGGACGCTTCTTTTCCGCTGGTGTCTTCAACCTGCACGCGCGTTCCCGTAATTGACGGACACACTGCCTGTGTAAACCTTGAATTCGATCTGGCGGAAAATAAAAAACCTTCGCTCGAAGAGATAGAAAAGATTTTCACCTCGTTCAAGTCCGTTCCGCAGGAGCTTAAACTTCCGTCTGCGCCGGATCATCCTATCGTAGTGCGCCGTGAGGAAAACAGACCCCAACCGCGCCGCGACAGGGACGTGGAAAAAGGTATGGCTTCGGTTGTGGGGCGGCTGCGGAAATGCAATATATTCGACGTAAAGTTTGTGGCTCTAAGCCATAACACAAAGCGCGGCGCCGCTCTTGGCGGAATTTTAAACGCCGAATTGTTGAAAGCCAAAGGTTTCTTTGACAAATTAGTTTAA
- a CDS encoding D-TA family PLP-dependent enzyme yields the protein MKCLYDNDNVDDVISPVLIYYKKIIIDNIKLSIKIAGSADRLWPHVKTHKSESMVKLQQSLGINKFKCATIAEAEMLAMARAEKIVLAYPLVGPNIKRFLQLIKTYPDSTFYAIGDDYDTIKKLGEAAVKNDMIVSMMIDVNMGMDRTGAPIDEVEALYARCAELPGIEMTGLHCYDGNHHESDVNERTARVSEVDKKIETVVSCLEAKKIKCPILIMGGSPSFPCHAKLTKYYLSPGTVFINDAGYRNGFKDLPFVPAAALLTRVISHPVKGSFTLDLGYKAIASDPQGVRGELQNWPNAEPVLQNEEHWVFKMKKGHENEVPPIGTVLYVIPTHICPTSALYPSVLVSENGKITESWDVTARNRKINI from the coding sequence ATGAAGTGTTTGTACGACAATGATAACGTTGACGACGTTATAAGTCCCGTGTTGATTTATTATAAAAAGATAATTATCGATAATATAAAACTTTCGATAAAAATTGCCGGTAGCGCCGACAGATTATGGCCTCACGTTAAGACGCATAAGTCCGAATCTATGGTAAAACTGCAGCAGTCGCTGGGTATTAATAAGTTTAAATGCGCTACGATTGCGGAAGCGGAAATGTTGGCGATGGCCCGTGCGGAAAAAATTGTTTTGGCTTATCCTCTCGTCGGGCCGAACATAAAACGATTCCTTCAGCTTATTAAAACATATCCCGACAGCACATTTTACGCCATAGGCGACGATTACGATACGATCAAAAAGCTCGGCGAAGCGGCGGTTAAAAACGATATGATCGTTTCCATGATGATCGATGTGAATATGGGGATGGACAGAACCGGCGCGCCGATAGACGAAGTCGAAGCCTTGTACGCACGATGCGCCGAGTTGCCCGGAATAGAAATGACAGGGTTGCACTGTTACGACGGCAATCATCACGAATCCGACGTCAATGAACGCACGGCTAGGGTTTCGGAGGTTGATAAAAAAATCGAAACCGTAGTGTCTTGTCTTGAGGCAAAAAAAATAAAGTGTCCCATATTGATAATGGGCGGCTCGCCGTCTTTTCCCTGTCATGCAAAACTTACAAAGTATTATCTTTCCCCCGGCACGGTATTCATCAATGACGCCGGATACAGGAACGGATTTAAAGACCTTCCTTTTGTGCCTGCCGCCGCCTTGCTTACCAGGGTGATAAGTCATCCGGTCAAGGGGAGCTTTACGCTTGATTTGGGGTACAAGGCGATTGCTTCCGATCCGCAGGGTGTAAGAGGAGAACTTCAGAACTGGCCTAATGCGGAGCCCGTTCTTCAAAACGAAGAGCATTGGGTTTTTAAAATGAAAAAAGGCCATGAAAATGAAGTTCCTCCCATCGGTACCGTATTATATGTAATACCGACGCATATTTGCCCGACGTCTGCGTTGTATCCTTCGGTCTTGGTATCGGAAAACGGAAAGATAACGGAATCTTGGGACGTAACCGCGCGAAACAGAAAAATAAATATTTAG
- a CDS encoding M16 family metallopeptidase, which produces MIKKKRIYICTVFLWLLAAGAFGKEFFLNNKIPVYVKENRSNRLVSVYLIVEGGTALLPPEYSGLEMALFRMMRSGSKKYSYEYIQDLLYKTHADFFGFAQTEGAGLGIECLDYYLDDLLPVFADGFLNPLFDEAEYDTMKKEYAQRLQATLNSPSSLAFYTALENIYADHPYKTRASATASSIENITVENMKGLHKKTLDARRIFVVVVGNVKAKKIVKKLNSMLGSEISPLSEQKFYPPEISPVDVGGKNVVISHPAAAGTGFMYGCFDSPPIDSEDYIPACIASDMMSDVLYQVVREEHGACYTPSSFILSSKAPFGVISLYRVSDPENIVGYVEEAEKIMEEGNIIVGRNPDRSFIFEPMEAHLESYKNIYINQKYADQKTNSGVAGSIGKSLLQFGDAVSAGRLAQKAESVTYEQIMRVFKKYFLQNKRWFCVVGPEADGDVRF; this is translated from the coding sequence ATGATAAAGAAAAAAAGAATATATATTTGTACGGTTTTTTTGTGGCTGCTCGCCGCCGGAGCCTTCGGGAAAGAATTTTTTTTGAATAATAAAATTCCCGTTTACGTAAAAGAAAACCGTTCCAATCGCTTAGTTTCAGTTTATTTGATAGTCGAAGGCGGCACCGCGCTCTTGCCGCCTGAATATTCCGGCCTTGAAATGGCGCTGTTCCGCATGATGAGAAGCGGCTCTAAAAAATATTCGTACGAGTATATTCAAGATCTTTTATACAAAACGCATGCGGATTTTTTCGGATTTGCGCAGACTGAAGGCGCAGGGCTTGGAATAGAATGCCTTGATTATTATCTCGACGATCTTTTGCCCGTATTTGCGGATGGATTTTTGAATCCGCTGTTCGATGAAGCGGAATACGATACGATGAAAAAGGAATACGCCCAAAGACTTCAGGCGACTCTTAATTCCCCGAGTTCTCTTGCGTTTTACACAGCCTTGGAAAACATATACGCGGATCACCCGTATAAAACTCGAGCTTCTGCAACGGCGAGTTCCATCGAAAATATCACTGTAGAAAACATGAAGGGACTTCATAAAAAAACATTGGACGCAAGACGGATCTTTGTTGTGGTAGTCGGCAACGTTAAGGCAAAAAAGATCGTAAAAAAACTGAATTCGATGCTCGGTTCTGAAATTTCTCCTTTGTCCGAACAAAAATTTTATCCGCCTGAAATAAGCCCGGTAGACGTAGGCGGAAAAAACGTTGTCATAAGCCATCCGGCTGCAGCGGGGACGGGATTTATGTACGGATGTTTTGATTCTCCGCCGATAGACAGCGAAGATTACATTCCTGCCTGCATTGCTTCGGATATGATGAGCGACGTTCTCTATCAGGTAGTGCGCGAAGAACACGGAGCCTGCTATACTCCTTCGTCTTTTATTTTAAGTTCCAAGGCGCCCTTCGGCGTGATTTCGCTTTACAGAGTAAGCGATCCTGAAAATATCGTAGGCTATGTTGAAGAAGCCGAGAAAATCATGGAAGAAGGAAATATAATAGTCGGAAGGAATCCCGATCGTTCTTTTATTTTTGAACCGATGGAAGCTCATCTTGAAAGCTATAAAAACATCTATATAAATCAAAAATATGCCGATCAAAAGACAAACAGCGGCGTTGCCGGAAGTATAGGAAAAAGCCTTTTACAGTTCGGAGATGCGGTAAGCGCGGGAAGACTTGCTCAAAAGGCGGAATCCGTCACTTATGAGCAGATAATGCGCGTTTTTAAAAAATATTTTTTGCAAAACAAAAGATGGTTTTGCGTCGTAGGACCTGAAGCGGACGGAGATGTAAGATTTTAA
- a CDS encoding M16 family metallopeptidase has translation MNYMTKKLKNALLCFTVLFCAVSLVSASGKKEAAKTSVESLYEYELDNGLKLFVAENDSAPLAYIEVAVRCGAIAQTPETAGLFHLYEHMMFEGDSRYPSSADMDKAVRDMGALGQNAQTGINGVRYFFTVPSALLEKGLEFWSYAIREPLLSEHGLDSQKKVVIAEIEGNFPDPARIYSYNLFRTMFPKYPWRTDPSGSSQLVQNAASDDLRLMLKKYYVPNNAAVFVGGDVRHENVYELVKKIYGSWERADDPWSEERERQLSDPLTETTFRVMPSDTISAEQAVISVYFRGPDAGYDEDFIEIASFFDELMDDPSGFYKQTLLGMSDLEISDADHIGEGASFYRENGLIMFKAVVNSPQKDLAERAALFASTVTDKIIPQILNKKDIFTKEQFAQVKRTMKDYGYLTAETAEDLLRQVEYWWENASAEFFFKKAPKIKKSDIDKYLNTYISKKYPLVTVQLNTAVYAEQKNSFAAAGFKEFTQDSAYWWKDYERFKQE, from the coding sequence ATGAATTATATGACAAAAAAATTGAAAAATGCGCTTTTGTGTTTTACCGTACTCTTCTGTGCGGTTTCGCTGGTTTCGGCTTCGGGCAAAAAAGAAGCCGCAAAAACTTCGGTAGAAAGTCTTTATGAGTATGAGCTGGATAACGGATTAAAACTTTTTGTGGCTGAAAACGATTCCGCTCCGCTTGCGTACATTGAAGTTGCCGTAAGATGCGGCGCGATAGCGCAAACGCCTGAAACGGCAGGTCTGTTCCATCTTTATGAACATATGATGTTTGAAGGCGATTCCAGATATCCCAGCAGCGCCGATATGGACAAGGCCGTGCGGGATATGGGCGCGCTCGGACAAAACGCACAGACAGGAATAAACGGCGTAAGATATTTTTTTACCGTGCCCAGCGCATTGCTTGAAAAAGGACTTGAGTTTTGGAGTTATGCGATCAGAGAACCTTTGCTCTCCGAACACGGCCTTGATTCTCAAAAGAAGGTCGTAATCGCCGAAATTGAAGGAAATTTTCCGGATCCCGCAAGGATTTATTCTTACAACCTGTTTAGGACTATGTTCCCGAAATATCCGTGGAGAACGGATCCGTCGGGTTCTTCGCAATTGGTTCAAAACGCCGCTTCGGACGATTTACGGCTCATGCTAAAAAAATACTATGTGCCGAACAACGCGGCGGTTTTTGTAGGCGGCGACGTGCGGCATGAAAATGTGTATGAACTTGTAAAAAAAATATACGGTTCTTGGGAAAGAGCGGACGACCCGTGGAGCGAAGAGCGGGAGCGGCAGCTCTCGGATCCTCTTACGGAAACGACGTTTAGAGTGATGCCTTCCGATACGATTTCGGCGGAACAGGCAGTAATAAGCGTGTATTTCAGAGGGCCTGACGCAGGTTATGACGAGGATTTTATAGAAATCGCGTCTTTTTTTGACGAACTCATGGACGATCCTTCAGGCTTTTATAAGCAAACCCTGCTCGGCATGAGCGATCTTGAAATTTCCGACGCGGATCACATAGGAGAGGGAGCGTCTTTTTACCGCGAAAACGGACTCATAATGTTTAAAGCCGTCGTAAATTCCCCTCAAAAAGATCTCGCAGAAAGGGCGGCTCTTTTTGCTTCTACCGTAACCGATAAAATCATTCCTCAAATTCTTAATAAAAAAGATATTTTTACAAAAGAACAGTTTGCTCAAGTTAAACGGACGATGAAAGATTATGGGTATCTTACGGCCGAAACCGCCGAAGATCTTCTTAGACAAGTTGAATACTGGTGGGAAAACGCATCGGCGGAATTCTTTTTTAAAAAGGCTCCCAAGATAAAAAAATCGGATATCGATAAATATCTGAATACGTATATAAGTAAGAAATATCCGCTCGTGACGGTCCAACTTAATACGGCCGTGTATGCGGAACAAAAAAATTCTTTTGCCGCCGCAGGTTTTAAAGAATTTACTCAAGACAGCGCATATTGGTGGAAGGATTACGAGCGCTTTAAACAGGAATGA
- the dapA gene encoding 4-hydroxy-tetrahydrodipicolinate synthase has product MAALFRGAFTAMITPMGSDGSVDFEGFRKNVKFQLESGITGLFPLGTTAETPTLDEDGEEDKIVDIVMTETRSYEKARNVKIPVVLGAGSNNTRDAVRYTERAKKAGAAGALVVTPYYNKPSQEGIFRHFEAVSRVGVPIIVYNIQGRSGVNISTETLLRIAALPNIAGVKEASGNINQMMDVIALIKSKRPDFSVLSGDDVLTLPLVACGGDGVVSVVSNLAPSLISEMVNSALNGDMTKARSLHYRLLPFFKAAFVDGNPSSIKYAMNVKGLAAGKPRLPLVEPTDAAKKVIENALKECNLI; this is encoded by the coding sequence ATGGCGGCATTATTTCGCGGCGCTTTTACGGCGATGATCACCCCGATGGGTTCGGACGGGTCCGTAGATTTTGAGGGATTCCGTAAAAATGTTAAATTCCAGCTTGAAAGCGGAATAACAGGGCTTTTTCCTCTGGGAACAACCGCCGAAACTCCTACGCTTGATGAAGACGGCGAAGAGGATAAGATCGTCGATATAGTGATGACGGAGACGCGTTCTTATGAAAAGGCTCGCAATGTAAAAATTCCTGTCGTATTGGGGGCAGGAAGCAATAATACGCGGGACGCGGTACGCTATACCGAGCGCGCAAAAAAAGCGGGCGCCGCCGGAGCGCTTGTCGTAACTCCGTATTATAATAAGCCTTCGCAGGAAGGTATTTTTAGGCATTTTGAGGCCGTTTCAAGGGTCGGCGTTCCGATAATCGTTTACAACATACAAGGAAGATCCGGAGTGAATATTTCCACGGAAACTCTTTTGCGCATAGCGGCTTTACCGAATATTGCGGGCGTAAAAGAAGCCAGCGGAAATATCAATCAGATGATGGACGTTATAGCTTTAATCAAATCAAAGCGTCCGGATTTTTCGGTTTTAAGCGGAGACGATGTGCTTACCCTGCCGCTTGTTGCTTGCGGCGGAGACGGAGTTGTGTCGGTTGTATCAAATCTTGCTCCTTCCCTTATAAGTGAAATGGTAAATTCCGCTTTAAATGGGGATATGACGAAGGCGCGTAGTCTTCATTACAGGTTGTTGCCGTTTTTTAAAGCGGCCTTTGTAGACGGGAATCCTTCGTCAATAAAATATGCCATGAATGTCAAAGGTCTTGCAGCCGGTAAGCCGCGGCTTCCGCTTGTCGAGCCTACGGATGCGGCTAAAAAAGTTATTGAAAATGCGCTTAAAGAATGTAATCTTATCTGA
- a CDS encoding diaminopimelate decarboxylase, translated as MSSNFPLTHDQLVDLEKKFPTPFYLYDEKAIRGNVRKFIGAFGVFSGICEYFAVKALPNPYILKILASEGCGGDCSSLPELILCELSGIKGEKVMFSSNETPADEYRLAFKNGNIINLDDITHINFLEKTLGKLPDLICFRYNPGPLKGGNALIGKPEEAKYGLTKEQIFEAYSECKKRGVKRFGLHTMVASNELDPDYFVDTARMLFSLCVEIKQKCSVRIEFVDLGGGIGIPYKAEQKEVDLTYVADNMRKAYDEIITSAGLDPLKIYWECGRPITGPYGWLITKAIHEKHIYREYIGVDASMADLMRPGMYGAYHEITVSGKETAEKDHVYDVVGSLCENCDKFAVQRKLPKIDMGDLLIIHDAGAHGRAMGFNYNAKLRCGEVLLRPDGSFKEIRRKETIDDYFATLDMKGLKSFR; from the coding sequence ATGAGCTCTAATTTTCCCCTCACGCATGATCAGCTTGTTGATCTTGAAAAGAAATTTCCTACGCCGTTTTATCTGTATGATGAAAAAGCCATACGCGGCAACGTAAGAAAATTTATCGGAGCGTTCGGAGTTTTCTCAGGAATTTGTGAATATTTTGCCGTAAAAGCGCTCCCTAATCCGTACATACTTAAGATTCTCGCTTCCGAAGGCTGCGGCGGCGACTGTTCCAGTTTACCGGAGCTGATTCTTTGCGAATTATCCGGTATAAAAGGCGAAAAGGTTATGTTCTCTTCCAATGAAACTCCGGCGGACGAATATCGCCTTGCTTTTAAAAACGGAAATATCATAAACCTTGACGACATAACTCATATAAATTTTTTGGAAAAAACGCTCGGCAAGTTGCCCGATCTTATATGCTTTCGCTATAATCCTGGGCCCCTCAAGGGAGGAAACGCGCTAATAGGAAAACCGGAAGAAGCTAAGTACGGACTGACAAAAGAGCAGATATTCGAAGCGTATTCCGAATGCAAAAAAAGAGGCGTTAAGAGATTCGGACTTCACACTATGGTTGCGTCGAACGAACTTGATCCTGATTATTTTGTCGATACGGCGAGAATGCTTTTTTCACTCTGTGTTGAAATAAAACAAAAATGCTCGGTGCGAATCGAGTTTGTGGATTTGGGCGGCGGCATAGGAATTCCGTATAAGGCGGAACAAAAGGAAGTCGATCTAACCTACGTAGCCGACAATATGCGTAAGGCTTATGACGAAATTATAACGTCGGCGGGCCTTGATCCGCTTAAAATTTATTGGGAATGCGGTAGGCCCATAACCGGTCCGTACGGATGGCTTATCACAAAGGCGATACATGAAAAGCATATTTACCGTGAATATATAGGCGTGGACGCAAGCATGGCCGATCTTATGCGACCGGGAATGTACGGGGCTTACCATGAAATTACCGTAAGCGGCAAGGAAACGGCTGAAAAAGATCACGTGTACGACGTCGTAGGTTCTCTATGTGAAAATTGCGACAAATTTGCCGTACAGCGCAAACTGCCCAAGATTGATATGGGCGATCTTTTGATAATACACGATGCGGGCGCTCACGGACGCGCCATGGGATTCAATTACAACGCAAAGCTGCGCTGCGGTGAGGTTTTGCTGCGCCCCGACGGTTCATTTAAAGAAATCCGCCGAAAAGAAACGATAGACGATTATTTTGCTACGCTGGACATGAAAGGCCTTAAATCGTTCAGGTAG